The Pangasianodon hypophthalmus isolate fPanHyp1 chromosome 13, fPanHyp1.pri, whole genome shotgun sequence genome includes a window with the following:
- the LOC128319740 gene encoding perforin-1-like produces the protein MLQTLLIWAVFANLLPPPTSQTCFKAKESQCRNVDFAPGSNLAGEGFDITTMQLKGAFALDMSSWLQKDKSCTLCKNPYMGGQKQKLPVSVVDWRPNQKCKMKLSSSVYQSSEALVSSSTSSIENNWKTGLKIPTKNGHASLMLAGSHSKLAEYSMQKTKKDKFSFTSHAVSCGYYRYRISSRPILHPELRDEFRSLPATYNRHTKQLYYKLIDKFGTHYITKVTLGGAVRSVTSIKQCQASLQGLSVDEVKMCLDVEASASMKTASRQAEAHHCKQVKDKTLNKMSFSSSFSDRETDVIGGHVQNVDLLFSSNNDPKAYKKWVSSLPAHPDVLSYSLEPLHELMPAKGRRQEHLRNAIKDYILQRGLWKNCTSRCKFGVKTDPKEPCICSCHNNPGVALNCCPTQKGFAQVTVTAIKATGLWGDYLKQTDGFVKLFQKGKIFRGQTPVIWNKNSPTWNWDFNLGTVVLTQFSSVNLEVWDRDNGWDDDLLGRCTVKLKSGVEKNVCALNHGMLYYKVQVKCVPGLAGSSCMVYKPSPMEAQLEKVYVSRHARPIPRGMLLEMGVLLDERVPRFNQSNIRKAAGFEL, from the exons ATGCTGCAGACACTTCTGATTTGGGCTGTCTTTGCCAATTTGCTCCCTCCTCCAACCAGCCAGACCTGCTTCAAGGCCAAAGAGTCTCAGTGTCGCAATGTGGACTTCGCTCCAGGATCCAACCTAGCAGGAGAAGGCTTTGACATCACCACCATGCAACTGAAAGGGGCCTTCGCCCTCGACATGAGCTCCTGGCTCCAGAAGGACAAGTCCTGTACTCTGTGTAAAAACCCCTACATGGGAGGTCAAAAGCAGAAGCTCCCGGTTTCTGTGGTGGACTGGAGACCGAATCAGAAGTGCAAAATGAAGTTGTCCAGCTCCGTCTACCAGTCCAGTGAGGCCCTGGTCAGCTCCAGCACCTCCTCTATCGAGAATAACTGGAAGACAGGCTTAAAAATACCCACTAAAAATGGTCACGCATCACTGATGCTGGCAGGCAGTCACTCCAAGCTGGCTGAATATTCAATGCAGAAAACCAAAAAAGACAAGTTCAGCTTCACTAGCCATGCTGTCTCCTGTGGATACTACAG ATACAGAATTTCGAGCCGTCCAATCCTGCACCCAGAGCTGAGGGATGAATTCAGAAGCCTCCCTGCGACATATAATCGTCACACAAAGCAACTCTATTACAAGCTGATTGACAAGTTTGGTACTCATTACATCACAAAG GTGACTCTGGGTGGAGCGGTTCGCTCTGTGACCAGCATCAAGCAGTGCCAGGCATCCCTGCAGGGTCTGAGTGTGGACGAAGTGAAGATGTGTCTGGACGTGGAGGCTTCTGCCAGTATGAAAACTGCAAGCCGGCAGGCCGAGGCGCATCACTGCAAGCAGGTCAAGGACAAGACTCTGAACAAAATGAGCTTCTCTAGCAGCTTCAGTGACAG GGAAACAGATGTGATTGGTGGCCATGTTCAGAATGTCGACCTCCTTTTCTCATCAAATAATGACCCAAAGGCGTATAAGAAGTGGGTCTCATCTCTGCCTGCTCACCCTGATGTGCTTTCCTACTCACTTGAGCCCCTTCATGAGTTGATGCCGGCTAAGGGGCGGAGGCAAGAGCATTTGCGTAACGCCATCAAGGACTACATACTCCAGAGAGGCCTGTGGAAAAATTGCACGAGCCGTTGCAAATTCGGAGTGAAGACCGATCCTAAGGAGCCGTGCATCTGCAGCTGCCACAACAACCCGGGTGTGGCCCTCAACTGCTGCCCCACTCAGAAAGGATTTGCTCAGGTCACTGTAACTGCAATCAAAGCCACAGGTCTATGGGGAGATTACCTCAAACAGACGGATGGATTTGTCAAGCTCTTCCAAAAGGGAAAGATCTTCCGGGGCCAGACACCCGTGATCTGGAACAAAAACTCTCCAACATGGAACTGGGATTTCAATCTTGGAACTGTGGTCCTTACTCAGTTCAGCAGTGTGAATCTGGAGGTGTGGGACAGGGACAACGGCTGGGATGATGACCTTCTCGGGAGGTGCACTGTTAAATTGAAATCTGGCGTTGAGAAAAATGTCTGTGCGCTCAATCACGGAATGCTGTATTATAAAGTGCAGGTGAAGTGCGTCCCTGGTTTGGCTGGTTCTTCGTGCATGGTGTACAAGCCCTCTCCCATGGAGGCACAGCTGGAGAAAGTGTACGTTTCCCGGCATGCTCGTCCGATTCCCAGAGGTATGCTGCTGGAGATGGGAGTGCTCCTTGATGAACGCGTTCCCCGCTTCAACCAGAGCAACATTCGCAAAGCTGCAGGTTTTGAATTGTAG
- the LOC117598761 gene encoding perforin-1-like translates to MLQTLLIWAVFANFLPPPTSQTCFKANESQCRHVDFAPGSILAGEGFDITTLQRKGAFALDMSSGLQKDKSCTLCKNPYMRGQMQKLPVSVVDWRPSKKCTIKLSSSVYQSSEALVNASTSSIENNWQSDLQLIPPKDQESMLLAGSNSKLAKYSMEKTKEDKFIFTRHAVSCGYYGYSVSSHPLLHPELNNEFESLPETYDESTKHLYYKLIDKFGTHYITKVTLGGEVHSVTSIRECQASLEGLSVDEVKMYLGQVIPGNDLPKWNRDFNLGIVDLTQFSSVNLEVWDKDSDSDDDLLGRSTVKLNSGVEENVCALYYGMLYYKVQVTCNPHLTGPSCLEYNPSPMEAQLEKLYISRNAHLIPRGMMLEMGVLLDECIPRFNQSNIRKAKGLEL, encoded by the exons ATGCTTCAGACACTTCTGATTTGGGCTGTCTTTGCCAATTTTCTCCCTCCTCCAACCAGCCAGACCTGCTTCAAGGCCAATGAGTCTCAGTGTCGCCATGTGGACTTCGCTCCAGGATCCATCCTAGCAGGAGAAGGCTTTGACATCACCACCTTGCAACGGAAAGGGGCCTTCGCCCTCGACATGAGCTCCGGGCTCCAGAAGGACAAGTCCTGCACTCTGTGTAAAAACCCCTACATGAGAGGTCAAATGCAGAAGCTCCCAGTTTCTGTGGTGGATTGGAGACCAAGTAAGAAGTGCACCATCAAGTTGTCCAGCTCCGTCTACCAGTCCAGTGAGGCCCTGGTCAACGCCAGCACCTCCTCTATTGAGAACAACTGGCAGTCAGACTTGCAATTGATACCTCCAAAAGACCAGGAATCAATGTTACTGGCAGGCAGTAACTCCAAGCTGGCCAAATATTCAATGGAGAAAACCAAAGAAGACAAGTTCATCTTCACCAGGCATGCTGTCTCATGTGGATACTATGG ATACAGCGTTTCGAGTCATCCACTCCTACACCCAGAGCTAAATAATGAATTCGAAAGTCTCCCTGAGACATATGATGAGTCTACAAAGCACCTCTATTACAAGCTTATTGACAAGTTTGGTACTCATTATATCACAAAG GTGACTCTGGGTGGAGAGGTTCACTCTGTGACCAGCATCAGGGAGTGCCAGGCGTCCCTGGAGGGTCTGAGTGTGGACGAGGTGAAGATGTACCTGGGACAGGTGATCCCAGGTAACGACTTGCCAAAATGGAACAGGGATTTCAATCTTGGAATTGTGGACCTTACTCAGTTCAGCAGTGTGAATCTGGAGGTGTGGGATAAAGACAGCGATTCAGATGATGACCTTCTTGGGAGGAGCACTGTTAAATTGAATTCTGGAGTTGAGGAAAATGTCTGTGCACTCTATTACGGAATGCTGTATTATAAAGTGCAGGTGACATGCAACCCTCATTTGACTGGTCCTTCGTGCTTGGAGTACAATCCCTCTCCCATGGAGGCACAGCTGGAGAAACTGTACATCTCCAGGAATGCTCACCTGATTCCCAGAGGTATGATGCTGGAGATGGGAGTGCTCCTCGATGAATGCATTCCCCGCTTCAACCAGAGCAATATTCGCAAAGCTAAAGGTCTTGAATTGTAG